The following is a genomic window from Candidatus Jidaibacter acanthamoeba.
TTATTTTCTTTTTCTATATTTAGTAGGAGTAAGTGTGCAAAGGATATTTTTGCTTTATTACGTCTATAAATTTCATTTTCAGGGCTTAACTCTATTGCTTTATTATAATTACAAAGTGCTTCTTTGTAGCTTCCTTGATTGTAAAATGCAAGACCTCGATTATTATAGTAATTGGCATTATTAGGATCTAATTCTATTGCTCTGCTAAAATCAGCAATTGCTTTCTTATACTTACCTTGAGCATAATAAGCATTACCTCTACAGTTATAATCCTCATCATTTCTAGAATTTATACTGATAGCCGCATTAAAATCTTTTATAGCATTTTCATA
Proteins encoded in this region:
- a CDS encoding tetratricopeptide repeat protein codes for the protein MKDFNAAISINSRNDEDYNRRGNAYYAQGKYKEAIEDYSQAIELKPNNETYYSNRGMAYNKLKDYENAIKDFNAAISINSRNDEDYNCRGNAYYAQGKYKKAIADFSRAIELDPNNANYYNNRGLAFYNQGSYKEALCNYNKAIELSPENEIYRRNKAKISFAHLLLLNIEKENNRCIMM